The window ATTAGAGAAAAAAACGGAAACCCAACTTGTATCTTTTTTGTTTTACGACCTTCTCTCACAAGACTTAAAAGAATCTGTTGAGGAACTAGAATCCACCACTGAATCTTTGAACCTCCTTGCTTGGGAAGAAATTCCAGAAAAGGAAATGATCACCCAAGATTACCTACTCAAAGAAGAGTTTCGGAAAGATGCCAGTGAACTAGATTCTAATCTTTTATTATTCCAACAAGTAGTCACCACCTACACTCAGTTTGGTGTTAAGTTGGGAAATTTGGTTCCTAATTTTCAAAATGCCATTGATTATCTTTCGATGAGAGAAAGTATTTTTTATTCCATGCCTAGGGGCCGACCACTAAAGCCCGGTGTGGGTGTTGTGACTTCCACCTTTGGGTATCGAAGTGATCCCTTTGGAATTTTACCTGTGGGGGAATCCCACTCAGGAATTGACTTTGCTGCTGGCGAAGGAACACCCATTTATGCCACAGGCCCCGGAATCATTGCCGTCGACACTGCTGTGGGCGGGCTTGGAAAATCAGTGCGAATCAATCATGAAAACGGCTTTTTTACTTTGTATGGACACTGCTCGCTCATTTTAGTCAATCCGGGAGACCGGGTCAAACGGGGAGATAAAATTGCACTCGTGGGTCAAACGGGAAAGGCAACGGGTGCGCACGTCCATTATGAAGTGCGGATTGGTCTTGATTCTCCACTGGATCCAGAAGAATACATCAACTTAGATTGATGAAGTTTAGGTGGGATTGGTTCGAACCCTTGTTTGTTGGTTTAAGCAGGGACAAAGGCCGAACCAGTTCGAAATATAAATTAAATTTAGAATTTTCCGATTAGGTTAAAATCGACGGAATATACGCCAGCACCACCCACAACAAGAGCAATGAGAAGCCCAGTTGCAAGTATATGGAACTCATATCCTTCCCCTTTTTGGTTTCCATTCCAATTGATAAAAAATCCATTATGTCTGTGAGCAATGAGAGCTGCACCAATCATGATGATGGCAATGGAAGCTGCTGCAAACTTAGTTAAAAATCCCACAAGAAGTAAAACGGATCCAAAAGATTCCCCTAGGATGATAAGAACTGCTAAGATCCCTGGGAACTTTAGTTGTCCTGTAAAAAATCCATAAGTTCCTTTGAATCCGTAACCACCAAACCAACCGAGTAGTTTTTGGGCACCGTGTGGGAAGATCACAACAAAAGCCGTGATGCGTAAGATGAGGGGGATGATGTCCCCAGAAGTTGAAAATAGAGTATCGAACATATGGTTCTCCTTAAATCAATAATAGATAGTTTAATATTAAACTATCTAGAGTCAAGTTAATTTTTTACTAAATTTCCAGGTTTCGGCGGTTTTAAATTCTCCTTTCCCCTTTAAGCCTAAATTTTACCCTTTCCCCTATGTTAGATCGAATTCCGATTCCAAATCCCTTTGGCTGGGAGGGATTATCCACTTTCAGCCTTCTTATGATGTTGGCCTTTCTTGTTGGTTCTTACCTCCTCCCCAAGGAGTTAGAACGAAGGAAATTAGATCCGAGCCATTCGGATTGGTTGATTTTTCTAGGGATTTTAGGTACCTTAATTGGAGCCAAAATATTCTTTATCTTCGAAATTTGGGACCAAGTGTTCATTGATGTTCCTGGTTATGATGGAAAATATAGTTATCCTCTTACCCATTGGAATGGTTTCCCTGGTCACCCTGGCCTTTGGTCATCGCTTTTTAGTGGTGGTGGTCTAGTCTTCTTTGGTGGACTTCTTTTTGGGTGGCTCTTCATCACTCTCTATTTCCGACATCACAAACTCGACATCGGAGCTTATTACGACGCGGTTGTACCTGCACTTAGCATGGGTTATGCGATCGGAAGGCTTGGATGTTTTGTGAGCGGAGATGGTTGTTATGGTTTTGCCACTGACGCACGGATCCCATTTTTTGTTTTTGATTTCCATGGTGCCCATCCTTCTGGTGTACCGGTTTGGAACACTCCAGTGATGGAATCCATTATGGCATTCGGATACTTTGCTTACTTCCAATTCTTTGCCAGATACCAAAACTTTCGTAAATGGAGTATTGGAGCACAGTTTCTCATCATCCACGGATTTGCAAGACTCATCATTGAATTCTTACGTGTGAATAAAGCGGTGATCCCATTTATTGACCCACCCACTCTTGTGAACATTCCCGATGCAAATGGAAACCCAACCTTTCTTACTGGTTACTATTGGCATGGGTTTTCACAGTCACAATACATCTCCATTGCACTCATCCTTTTTGGTGTGTATTTGTTAATTTCCAAAAAACTTTGGTTAAAGGAAGAAACAACAGTATGAACCCTTCTCCATTTTTCGAAATTGAAAAAAGAAAAAACGTAGCCATCCTTTGGCTCAACCGTCCCGAAAAACGAAATGCCATGAACTGGCCTTTTTGGCGTGACCTACCTGATATGGTAGACCAGATCAATGCTGACCCACAAATTCATTGTTTTGTGATCGCTGCCAAAGGAAAATCTTTCTCTACTGGGCTTGATTTGGAAGAGTTCTTTCAAGAATTCAAACCAGTAGTCCAAGGTGAATTAGCAGATGGTAGAGAAAAACTATACCAATTGGTTCTAACCATGCAGAAAGGAATCAACGCAGTTTATAATTCAAAAAAACCATCCATTGCCCTTGTTCAAAAACATTGTATTGGAGGGGGATTGGATTTAGTTTCTGCCTGTGACATTCGTTATGCATCAGAAGACGCGGTATTTTCCCTACGTGAATCGAAAGTTGCCATTGTGGCGGACATGGGATCTTTACAAAGACTTCCCCATCTCATAGGAAATGCCCACACTAGAGAACTTGCCTTAACAGGAAAAGATATCACTGCTGACGAAGCCTTCCAAATGGGACTTGTGACAAAAGTCACAAAAGACTTTGATTCGTTACTCCAAGCTGGACTCAAAACAGCAGAAGAAATTGCAGAAAACCCAACCATAGTGATTCGTGGGGTCAAACAAGTTCTCAACCATGGAATTGGAAAGACCATCGAAGAAGGTCTAGACTATGTGGCCGTTTGGAATGCGAGTATGCTCGATTCTAAAGATTTCCGTGCGGCTATCGGTGGGTTTATGGAAAGAAAACGACCGGTTTACAATCCAGAAACCCGGGTAGACTAATTTCCCAATTAACAGTAGATGTCGAGTAACCTTTCGCTTTTTGCCGCCGGACCAACTTTTTCTTCCACGGCCAACTTCATGCGTTTCTCTGACAGTTGGTTTTGTGCCTGGAAAATTTCCTTCGGCAAATTGACGACCGAGTTAATAGGTGTAGATGGAACCATGATAGGACCTCCTTTTACAATCTTTACTCCCTATTCTAACCATCGGCGAATCCAATATTTCCTGAAGTAAAAAACAGCGTATGAGTTCTTTTTTTTCCCTAATCCGCGAAGCCAAACTCCTGGAAGAGGAAAAGGAATTCACACGGGCATTTAATGTCTATGCCGAAAGTGAATCACACACAACAAACGAATCCGCTCTCATCAAAATCAAAGCAAAAAAAGCCTGGTGTTTGTATGCAGTCGGAAACCCAAAAGAAACAGAATCTTTATTTCAAGACATTATTAAAAATTATCCATCTCATCCTTTAAGTATCACCGTATACTCGCGTTATCTGATCAAATTAAAGAAATTTAAATCTGCCAAAGTGTTACTTCAAAAAAGTATACTTTATTTCCCGTCGTATCTTGAAAATTACCTCCTACTTGCTTCGCTCCTAAAAGATATGGAACGATCGGAAGAAGCAATTAAGGTATTAAAAAAAGCACTTTCGCAAGAACACCTAAGTAACGGACGAGGGATTGATCGAAAAGACATTTGGGCAGAACTTGGGTCTTTGTATTTTTCTCGTGGAGATTTTAACTCAGCACTTGCCTCTTTAAAAAAATCTCTCAAAATGGTGGAACCTGAGGAGTTCCTCTACTATGATTTGTTAGCCCTATGTTACCTGGAGGCGGAAGATCCCGAAAACGGACTTACCTCTATTAAAACTCATATCGAATTCTGCAAAGAAATTGATCCAGAAACACTGATTATTTTGGCTCGTGCCCATTGCCGGCTGGGAAAATTAGAAGAAGCAGCAAACAACTTAATCCAAGCTTACTCTATTGAGGATTCTTTATATTTAAAAGCCGCCGATTTTATTGACTTTGCACCACTACTCAGAAATGGTTTTTTTACAACCTTGGAGAATATTGAATGGGAAGAACCATAAAACAAGAGTTTGGTTCACTAAAAGAAGAAATTCTAAATGTAAAAACAATTCTAAGTAAAGAAAGAGAATACGAACGTTCTTTGTTTTTAGAAAAAGGCCAAGACTCCAAAGCCATTAAAGCAGCCGAATTAGAAGATTTGCGATTTGTTGTCGGAAATACTTGGAGGGCGGATTTTAATATTTCGCCTTCACCAAAAACAAAAGATTGGTTAAAACCAGGAATGCCAGTTCTTCTCCAAGGCCCAACAGAATCTATATTCGGAAATATATTCAAAACATCTGATTCAAAACTCACCGTACAGGTTCGAGGTGATTACGAGTGGGAAGATAACGAATTTCAAATTTCTATGTGGTTCCAAGAATCAACCTATGATTTGTATAATGATATCATCACTAAAATCTCAAACGATAACAGTAGCGAATCTCATAAAAAACTAAACTGGATTCTAGGATTTGGACTCGGAGAAAAACCTACTCCACCTAAGTCGGGCCTAGACAAACCGCCACTCGAACGAATCTTTCAAATTCATGATTACGGAGTGATCTTTGGCCCACCGGGAACAGGGAAAACCACCTTACTCATGCAAGCTGTAGCAAAAATCAAAGAAAACAAGGAATCAGTATTAACACTTTGTCCTACAAACTTTGCTTGCGATTATATTGTGGAACTCGCCTTAAAAAAAGGGATTCGTGTGATCCGTTTGGGTAACTCCACGAAAATTAAAGAAGAAGTTTTACCTTACCATATAGATCACCTCATCCAAACACATCCCGATCAAAAACAAATTCACAACTGGCAGACCGAACTAAAAGCCATCCAAAAAAAAGCCAACTCTTGGAAACGTAATTTTGGAAAAGAAGAAAGGGAAGAACGAAAAGCACTACGAAAAGAAGCAAAGTTACTACTTGGGACGATCAGAGAAGCCGAATCTAACATTCGCACAAAGTTACTCGACAGTGCTGAACTGATTGTATCGACCTTTTCAGGATTTGGAAATGAATTCAAAAAAGGCCGAACTTTCGATTATGTTTTTGTCGATGAGGCCACCCAAAGTTTGGATCCTGGATGTTATCTTGCAATGTATGCAGGGAAAAAAACTTTCTTTTTTGGAGATCCGAGACAACTAGGAGCCAATTACTCTCATCCTGACCACCAGTCCCTATATAGTTTTTTAGAAAAAGCGGTAACCTTTGATTCTGGAGAACGAATATTATTTTTAGAAAAACAATTTCGGATGAAACCTGAAATTCTTGGTTTCCCAAACCAAACTTACTACGAAAGTAAAATCCTAACTCATCCCGATGCAAAATGGAATGAGTCTATAGACATTTCTATGATCTTCGGCTCCAATCCGTCCATCCTATGGATCGATACCGCAGGTAGTGATTCAGAAGAAGATACGGAAGGAGAAGAACCAAGTTTTTTCAATGTAACAGAGATACAGACAGTAGAGAAACTTTTCCAACTGGGCATTCCCAAAGAAATCACCACAGTCATTTCACCTTACAGAGGACAGGTGGAAAAATTAATCCAGACCTCGGAAGGCAGATGGTTTACCCAAACTATCGACTCTTTCCAAGGAAGAGAATCAGAAATTGTGATTTTAAGTTTGGTTAGATCCAACGGAGATGGTGAGATTGGATTTTTATTAAATCCCAAAAGATTGAATGTAGCCTTAACTCGTGCAAAGTCACATCTGATTCTCATAGGAGATTCAGGAACTCTTTGCCAAAACAAAGAATTCCAAAATCTTTATTCCTACATAGAAGAAAGTGGTGAAATTCGTTCTGTTTATGAATTTATGGAATGATGAAAATTCACAAGTCCAAAACACAGATAGTCGATTGTTTAAACTGATTTACAGTTTATCGTTTATAAAACAACCCACTTGGGTCCTTCTAAGGTATAGACCAATCGATAAGCACCATCGGAACCCGGTGGAATCTCTGAAATTCCTTCAAAATCAAAGTCGGTGGTCTCGTCAGCATTTTCTTTCACGGCACTGGTAACTAAAATTTCCCAAGCTTTGGCAGTATCTTCACCTAACTTTGATGCTGCGTTGACTTCTGATCCAAATACATCGGTATCTCCAATCTTTAGAATTTTACCATACCCAAGTCCCACACAGAGTAAAATCTGTTCCTCGGCTGTTCGTCCCTCATTATAACGTTTACAAGCCTTTTGCATATGGATGGCACATTGAATGGCTTTGTTTGTATTTCGAAAGAGAACCATAAGACTGTCCCCTTCATCTTTCATCAGAATTCCATCAAACTCATCGAGTACGGGAATAAGGATTCTTTGTGATTCATAGATGGTTTGTAAAAAATGAATGATTCCGAATTTGGCTACACCACGAGAAAATCCCGATAGATCCGTGAACATCACACACCATGTCTCACCAAAAAGATCCCAAATTCGTTTGTCGATAAATTCTTGGTTGGAGCCAGGACTCAGTCTTTCTTCTAAAAGTTTTTCTAATCGTTCTTCTGATGCAGAGGTAGCAATCGCCCGTTTTTGACCCATGGATGCGAGTATAACAACAAAAAGAGGAATGTCAAGGGGAGTGAGAACAAAAGATACGGTACCACTTTTTTGGTAGTGGATAAGAAATCTAAAAATTCAATAACGATTGGTTCCAAATTTCTATTGATCTGATAGCATTCTTTATGATTTTCTGGTCAGACCAATTGAAAGGATAATAGGAGATATTATGAACGATACTAAAAGTTCAAAAACAACGCTTTGGGTAGGAAGGATCTTAAGTGGTCTAGTGATTGCCTTTTTGTTATTTGATGCCTGGGGAAAACTTTCCGAACTCGAAATCGTATTAAAAACTATGGATGAGTTGGGGATACCTGGATCACTTTCTCAAACCATTGGAATCATCCTTCTTGCAACCACCATCCTTTATGCAATTCCAAATACATCTGCCCTCGGTGCGCTGTTGCTTACTGGTTATTTGGGTGGTGCTGTAGTCATTCATCTTCGTGTAGGAAATCCACTTTTCAGCCATACGCTTTTTCCGGTGTATGTGGGAATTCTACTTTGGGTGGGTCTTGCTTTAAGAAACAGAAAAGTAAAAGAACTTTTTTGGTTTTTATAGAACCAACCAATAGTTCGACCTAAGGAAACATAAACATCTCCCCAAAACAATTGTTTTAGCGAAGATATATTTATGTTTCCGGGTAATACCTTCTCAAACATCAATTCTATTGATATAAATCTAAAAATTTAAAAACAAAAGAATCCATTCCGGTGATTTTTTATCCATTAATGGTTAAAATTTTCAGAACTAATGGAATCATCGATATTGAAATTCCAATATAAATAAAAACACGAATATAATTCAAAAATACCCACTTTCTAATTTCACCGGGAATCTCAGAGGAAAGTTCGCTCAAAGAATTTGCCAAAGATTGGAATCGAATGATTTTCCCTGCAAAATAAATCACAGTCCAAACCCTCACAGCCATATGAAGGAAAAAGAGGGAAATCAGGTAGTTACCAATCCCTTCGATTGGAAAACAAAACAAGAGAGATATCAAGAATATGATTTCATGAACCGAGTGAAACAAAATCCAAAAGTATTTTAAGTTGGCAGATTTAATTTCAGTGTTTAATATTTGGAAATTTGGGTGGTTCCTATTCGCCCAACGTGGAACAAAAATAAGAGTTTCAAAAATTTGAGCACCATTCATCAAAAAATATAATAGTAAGTTTAAGAACAATGAGTATTTTGCGAATGATAAAGAATGATTGAATACCAAAGAGGATATATCTTGTATTCCGATCATTGCGGTGATTACAAAAGAGTATGTTATGGCTAAGCTCATTTTTATTTTTTTCCCTGTAATTTTTTTGACATGCCTTCCATTATTTCAGTGGCCGATTCAAAGTAACGATGAACCACTTCTAATTCATGATCAGTAAAACTTGAAATCAAAAGGTCTGTATCTTTTTGTAGTTTTTTAAAGATCGGTGAAAATAATTGATTTGCCCTTTCTATATTGGGAACAATCATCACCTTTCGCCTATCTGCCTGTAAAAACTTTCGTTTTACTAAATTATTTTTCTCTAAGCGATCAATCACACCGGTAATAGCTCCTGTCGTAAGGCCAGAAATCTTAGATAAATCGCCAGCACTCATTTCGCCATTTTCAATCAGATATCCTAAGTATTTATGGTCTGTTCCAGTAAGATCTGCTTTTTTTGCAATGGCTTCATGCATGTTCAGGGCAGTTTCAAAGTATTTACGTGTGGTTTTTTTAAAATTTGTAATTTCCATTTGTTCAAGGTTTAGATATATCTTACCTACTATATATCTTAGTAACTAAGATATATAGCAATGGCAAACAAAAATTATCATTTTTACGAAAAAATCGGTTTGGTCGACTAGATGATATTGAAAGGAAATTGTAAATTTGAGTTTTTGTTTCGATTGTTTTCAAATAATAAAGACCCATGGTTACCCTTGGATCTTTATTTTGGTTTGGATTACTTTTTGATTGGAATCACTGTAATTTTTTCTAAACCTTCCTTGTTATCTTGTTCTTTTTTCAATTTCTTATAGAAAGTTAGTTCTTTGGGAAATTCGCCTTTTTTTACTAAATAATAGTATCTTCTAGTTTCAATGTCTCCTGGGGAAAGGGTAGTTTCGTATAGGGATGTGAGAAATACTATTGAGCGTAGGTCTTGCAGTAAATCTTCACCAAAATGGCAACAAAACGAAAATCCGGCAATACTCGCAGACTCAGGGCTATTCCCCTTTGCTTAATTATACATATACAAAAATTCGATTGGGTAAGGTTCTTTGGATATATTTTGAAAAGCGATGTCTACTTCTGCAAATTCATAATTAGAATCTATGATCCTTTTTCTACCAGCATAGTTTGTTGTATCTGTACCAAGAAGGTAAATGTTTAAACTTGGTCCACTTACATCTGGTTTAGCATCTTTAATTTTTGCCGTACTACAATTAAAAACTACAAAAAGACTCAAAATCCCAAGCGAAAACTTATCTAACATCTGTTTCATTCATTTCTCCTTTATAAGGGATTAATAATGATCTAACAGATAACTTTTGTCAAGCGGGTAAAAAAAAGACCCTTGGTTTCCCTTGGGTCTTTCTTAAAATGATAGTTTAGTGGGCTCTTCCCACCAAACAGATCTTCGTAAAAACTTAGTTTTGTTTTAACATGTTTTTGTTTGTGTAAGGAACTTCTTCCAAACCTTTTGTCAGGTCAGAAAGTGGAATCTTGTCTTTCGGAAGATCTTTTAAGCTACCATACTCATATCCACGAGGATAGTGTTCTTTGTCTGTTGGGCTGTAAAATGGGTTGTACTCTTTTACTAGGCCTTTGGAATATCTCCAAACACTTTTTTCTGGATCTTGGCTCACAACAAAACAACGTGGGCTCATGTAACCTTCGTTCTTTGCTGTTTGTACTTTTACAAAATATTTTGGCGCCCAAACGTTGTGGTTACGCGCTCCAAATATTTTGACAACTGTTCCAGCTGGAACAAATTCGACCACTTTTGAGTTAGAATCTGCTTCCGAATACAAAGGAACTGTAAAATCCAAACTTGCTTTGTTGGTTTTGGCATCACAATTTTTATGCCAAGCCACTTCTGCGTTTTTGGAACAAGCTGTGAAACTTGCACAAGCGATCGTTAGTAATACAATTTTGTTTTTCAATTCCATTCTCCTATTGGTGGTGGTGGAGGCACTCATCCAAACGAGGATCCCCAACCGGAACTAAGCTGTGTTTTTCCAACTTTTTGAAGATAAAGAAACCGAAAATCCCTACCACACCGACTGTTCCGCCAAAAGCTAAAACAAAGTGAAGGATAGAAAATTTTTCAAAGTTCGCAGGGAATACCAACCAGAAAAGTTCGAAGAACTGAACGGCAAGAATCCATACTGACAATTTCCAAAGGAAATCGATATTTCTTTTGTTAGGACGATTGAGAAGTAGAAGGAAAGGAATCACAAACTTCACAAAAGGAAGTGCAAGAGTTGTGTATCCCCATCCGCCAGTCATACGCATCTCATAGAAGAAAGTTTCTTCCGGGATGTTTGCATACCAAATGAGCATGAACTGTGAGAATCCCACATAAGCCCAGAAAGTAGTCATACCTAAAAGAAATTTTGCAATGTCATGGTAGTGATTTTCATTCACTGCTTCCCCGAGATATCCGTTTTTCTTGAGGATAGCGATTACAATTAAGTAAGAAGCAAGGGAAGTTTGGAAAGCTCCTGCAAACGCATACACACCAAACATAGTAGAGAACCAGTGTGGGGAAAGCGACATGAGAAGGTCAAATGACATGAAACACCATGAAAGTGCGAAGAAAAGGATGAATCCACCGGAGATTTTTGCCAAAGTTTTAGTTGTATCAACAACTTTGTCTTTGTCCTGGCCTACTGACTTACCATGAAAGATGTAAGCAAAGATAGTCCAAACGCCAATGAAAAGAACACATCGAATGATGAAAGCCGTTGGGTTTAAGTATCCTGACTTGTGGTGGATGAGGTGGTCGTTTTCACGAACCGTCGCATCAGCCCATTCATAAAGGTCATGCATTCCAAAAATTACACCCACAAGCAGAAGTCCCGCAATAGGAGTGAAAAGTCCGTAGGTTTCAAAAAGTCGTCTAACAGTGACAGACCAATGAGAACCAGTTAAGTGCTGGATTGCTGTAAAAAAGATTCCTGTGATGGCAAGACCAATCACAAAATAAGTTCCAATGAGTAAAACATGGTAACCTAAGTTTGTGTGATGGAAATGTCCTGCTTCGTCCATATGACGAGATGTTTCATGACCAAATCCGAGGAAAGCGATGAGAAAACTCACCACTCCCACTCCGATCATAGCAATGAGGGCATTACGAAGGTTTACCGGCAATTTGAACTGCAGTAATTTTTCGTCTAGTTTAGCTGCTTTTGTCGCGCTCATAGTTTCCCCTAGTTCGCCTTTTTATTTTGAACTTCATATTCTTGAAGTTTTCGGATGTAAGCAATGAGCTTCCATCTGTCTTCTGGTTCGATTTGGTAAGCATAACTTCCCATAAGTCCACGACCCATAGTGATGATATGATAAACCTGTCCATCGGACCAACCTCTGATTTTATCAGAGACAACAGAAGGAGGTGATTGTTGGAACCTTGGTGCAGGTCCAACTACCGTTCCATTCCCAAGTCCCCTTACCCCGTGGCAAGGTGTGCAGTAGGTTTGGTAACGTTTTTCACCAATCATTAAATCACCTAAGTTTGCTTTGGCGATTGGATTTTTTAATCCTTTGTCTGCCCCTGGAAGAGTATCCGGAGTTGCTTCTGCTGCATAAGGGTATGGAAAGTATCCTACTGGGATTGCTCCTTTGGGAGGAATCCGAGAAGCCGATCCATTCGTTGCAAAAGAATCATCTTCTTGTGACTCACGTGCAGGAGAATCATACATACTAGGAAAGTATTCATAAACGGGAGTTTTGTAATCGCAATTCACGAGAACGAGGAGTCCTGCTATTGCTAAAACTCTAAAGATGTTTTGTTTCATTTTTGGTTCTCCGGTTTTACCACGGTTACTTCCGATCCACCAAGGCCTTTTACAAACGAAACCACTTCTGATTCGTTATAACCTTTAGCAGATTTTGGAATCCAAAGTCCGAACCTGTGAGATGTCAAATCTGGGTGAAGGATTCGACGGGTTGCTTTGGGAATACCGCTTAAAAAACATAGTGCAGCTACAGTGTATATCCCTGCAGAAAATACTGTTAATTCAAAGATGATTGGCACGTAGGCAAACCATGCATTGAGAGATTTTCCAGAGATATTGAGAGGCCAGTCATGGGCATGAGTGAGATACTGGAATAGAATCCCGATCGTGCATCCAAAGATACCAGCAAAGAATGTAACCCAAGGAAGTCCAGATCTTGGAGTTCCCATCGCTTCATCGATCCCGTGAACAGGATAAGGAAGGATACAATCAAATCCTTTGTAGTCTTTTTCTTTGGCTTTTTCTGCCGCATGTATGATTGCTTCGGGAGTCTCGAAAAGACCGAGAACTCCTTCATCCATTTCTTTGTATTTGTGAAACTGTTCTAATTTTGGAAGATACATACTAGTGGTGTGCTCCTTCTTTCTGTGGCATCACTGTTTTTACTTCTGCAATCGCAATCACTGGCATAATTCGGCACCAGAGAAGGAAGAGAGTAAAGAAGATACCGAAAGTTCCGATTAACATTGCGTAGTCGAAAAGTGTCGGTGTATACATAGCCCAGCTGGATGGTAAAAAGTCACGGTTTAGTGTCATCATGATCACAAAACGTTCAAACCACATACCTACATTTACCACAAGGGAGGCAACAAACATCACTGGGATATTGTAACGAAGTTTGCGGAACCAGAACACCTGCGGTGACAATACGTTACATGAAATCATGATAAAGTATGCCCAACCATAAGGACCAAAAGCTCTGTTCCAGAATGCGAACACTTCGTATTCGTTTCCA of the Leptospira kanakyensis genome contains:
- a CDS encoding c-type cytochrome; the protein is MKQNIFRVLAIAGLLVLVNCDYKTPVYEYFPSMYDSPARESQEDDSFATNGSASRIPPKGAIPVGYFPYPYAAEATPDTLPGADKGLKNPIAKANLGDLMIGEKRYQTYCTPCHGVRGLGNGTVVGPAPRFQQSPPSVVSDKIRGWSDGQVYHIITMGRGLMGSYAYQIEPEDRWKLIAYIRKLQEYEVQNKKAN
- a CDS encoding DUF3341 domain-containing protein yields the protein MYLPKLEQFHKYKEMDEGVLGLFETPEAIIHAAEKAKEKDYKGFDCILPYPVHGIDEAMGTPRSGLPWVTFFAGIFGCTIGILFQYLTHAHDWPLNISGKSLNAWFAYVPIIFELTVFSAGIYTVAALCFLSGIPKATRRILHPDLTSHRFGLWIPKSAKGYNESEVVSFVKGLGGSEVTVVKPENQK